ATGGCTCCGGTATTTGGGTTCATAGCAACCACAGCTCCGCGTTTACCTTCCATCAGCTTTTCAGCAAATATCTGTAGCTCCGTATCTATAGTGGTGATGATATTGCTCCCCTGCTCGGGATTGCGGCCAATTTCATTCCCTTCAAACTCTCCAAGAGCTTGTCCAAAAGCATTTACTTTGAGGTACCTGATGCCCAGTTCTCCGCGCAATGAGTCTTCATAGATCATCTCAAGGCCGCTTTTGCCAATTTTGTCGCCAAGACGGATGGTCTCAGATTGCCGATATTCGTTTTCATTGGCTTCCCGTAAATATCCAAGGAGGTGCGAGGCTTTCATCTCGGTGGGATAGTGACGTTTACTCTCTATCTGATGACCAATTCCGGGCAGCTGCCACAGGTTTTCCTGAACAGCCGAGAACGTGGGGAAATCTATCTCTGTAAACAACCGGGAAGTACGATGCCAGGAATACTGTTGAGCTTCCTGAACCTTGGTGTTTAAGAGGGAGTCAGAAACTCCAAGTAAATCAGCAAGCAATGGAATGTTACTTTTATCGAAAAGGGAAGGGGTGATGGTGATCGAAAATATGGGCTCATTATCGACAATAAGATTTCCGTTTCGGTCATAAATCAAACCGCGTGCAGGATCTACATATTCCTGCCGAACGGAGTTTTCCTGACCCAGAGCGGCGTACACTTCGTACTCCACAATCTGCAGGTAGAAAATCCGCCCCAGCACAATCAGAGTAAGCCCAAGTATGATAACCTGAAGCGCCCGGATAGAAGTTCTTGTTCGATTTGTTTGACCGGTGGACATCTGTGTCTAATTTCCTTTAAAAATGAAAAGCATGGCTCCCAACAGTGCTGTATATAAACTGTTTCCAAGGATAAAAATTATAGGACTAAATCCGGTTGTATAAGCCTCAATGAAGCTGCTTAATCCAAGGAAAATCAGGTTATGGAAAACAGCCGCCGCAGTGATAACAAGGAAAATCTGCCACAATAATAAACGCCCTTCTTTTCTTTGGTTCACGAAATTAAAGAATGCAAAACACATCAGCGTTTTGGCAAACATGTGTAATCCCCAAAAGTCAAAAAGGGCATCCTGTACCAGGCCAAGTGAGGCAGCAAATAACACCAGCTTAATGCGATCGTATTTCATGGCCAGCCAAAGCAGGTAAAGAATCAGCGGGTCGGGAGTGGCTCCAAATAAGCTCAGGTGCTGAAAAATGAGTACTTCAGCCAGAATGAAGCATAAGCCAATCAAAAAGTCTTTTAGGGTTTCTGCACTCATTCAAAAAGCTGGTTATAATCTTGTTGAAGGTTTACGATACTCGTATCAGGCTGAAATTCGATGACAAAGCCCTGTGCAATATCAGCCAGTATCACAAAGGGTTCTAAATAAATGCGTTGGGTTTCACGTCCAGGTTCCGGCTCAGACCGGATTACCCTTCCTATAGGAATTCCACCAGGAAATTGGTTGCTGTTTCCTGATGTTTCCACCACATAGCCACTGTCAATAGGAATGGTCTTGGGTACAAAGTCCATCACAAGTTCACCATATATTTCACCCGGCCAGCTCACAATACCATGAGCCTGATTCTCCTGAATGCGTGCACTTACCCTGAATAAAGAATTATAATAGGGCATCACCTGTGAGTAGTAAGTTCCGGTGAGTACAATTTTTCCGATCAATCCATCAGAAGTAACAAGGGGCATTCCGTCTTCTAATCCATCAGAACTTCCGGCATCAATGGTCAGGATATTATTTGATCCTGTTAACTGCTTCCCAACAATAGAAACAGGAGCTAATTCAAACTGACTACGCTCTCTGTATCCCAGAAGACGTCGAAGCTCACGATTCTCTTGCTCAATGGACCGGAGCCGGCTCAGTTCATCCTGCAATAAAATATTCTGGCGCTGCAGGTAGGTGTTAGTGTTGAGGGCTTGGCGGTAAACCCTGATGTTAGCCAAAGGTTCTTCGAGCAAACTCAGGCCCGTCACGGAAATTTTTCGCAGGGTATCAATGCCGCCCTGATGCCTGCCAATCATTATGGCTAAGGCAAAAACCAGGATAAGAGCGGTAACTATGTAATCTTTAGCATCACTTAAATTGAATGATCTAAATCGCATTCATTTCCAGGGGATTAGGAAATTACCGGACGGTAATATTCGAGATTTTCAAGTATGGCACCGGTTCCGCGAACTACGGCTGTTAATGGATCTTCTGCAATGTGGACAGGAAGATCGGTTGTTTCCATGATCAGTTTATCCAGATTCTTTAACAAGGCTCCGCCTCCGGTCAGCATAATTCCGCGATCCAGAATATCGGCCGACAGTTCAGGAGGAGTTTGCTCCAGAGATTTTGTAATCGACTCAACAATGGTGTTTACCGATTCCGCTATAGCTTCGCGGGCATCTTTGGAAGTAATGTGACGTGTTCTTGGAACCCCGTTTACAAGGTCACGACCTTTGGTAATCATCTCCAGCTCTTCATCAAGAGGAGCGGCTGAACCAATCTCACATTTAATTTTTTCGGCCGTTCGCTCACCAATCAAGAGGTTATGATTTCTTCGGAAGTAGTTAATGATGTCTTCGTTGAGTTCATCACCGCCTAAACGAACCGACTGCGCATAAACAATTCCTGATAGCGCAATTACGGCAATTTCTGTAGTACCACCACCGATATCCACGATCATACTTCCCACCGGCTCATGAACATCCAGTCCGATTCCGATTGCAGCGGCCATGGGTTCATCCACAAGATAAACTTCTTTGGCCCCGGCATGTTCGGCGCTGTCTCGTACGGCACGGCGTTCAACTTCCGTAATTCCGCTGGGTACACAAATAACCATTTGTCGGGTGGTGGAATACCACTTCATCTTCACTTTCTTGATCATCCCACGGATCATCTGCTCGGCAACTTCAAAATCAGCAATAACGCCATCTCTTAACGGGCGTACGGTTCTGATTTTGTTGTGCGTTTTCTCGTGCATCAATCTCGCCTGATGTCCTGTAGCAACAGGAACATTCTGTTGATTGAGAGCAACAATAGAAGGCTCATTTAAGACAATACCTTCTCCCCGAGAGTAGATCAACGTGTTTGCGGTTCCTAAGTCAATTGCTATATCGGTGTAAAGAAAATCTAAAAAGCCCTTCTGAGCTTGTTTTTTTGAAGACTGTGAAGGGTTTGCTCCGCTGGAATCTGACATTTGCGCTGATTAAGTGAATTGAACTTTAATGGGATGATATAATCATGAGAAAATACAATATTGAAATTGTATTTGCGAATGTATAAGCAACGAATATTAGGAAATTTATGAAACCGAAATGTAAGGTCATTTTTAAGCGGTAAATATCAGTGCTTAAAGTGACGTTTTCCGGTGAAGATCATAGCCATGTCATATTCATCTGCTTTGGCAATTACTTCTTCATCTCGGATACTGCCTCCCGGTTGAATCACTGCTTTAGCCCCGGCTTTAGCAGCTGCTTCAACACCATCTGCAAAAGGGAAAAAAGCATCCGAGGCTATAGCCGATCCGCTTAAATCCAGTCCTTCTTTATTGGCTTTGGCAACAGCAATTTCCGAAGAATCAACCCGACTTGTTTGTCCTGAGCCGATTCCCAAAGTGCGACCGTCCTTAGCATATACGATGGCATTAGACTTGATATGACGAACTACTTTCCATGAAAAAAGCAGGTCTTTCATTTCCTGGTCTGTTGGTTTTCGCTTACTCACAATTTCAAAATCATCCGGATTTGCAGGGGCCAAGTCAGCATCCTGATTCAGCAATCCTCCAAAAATAGACCGGAATGATGAAGCTTGTACTTCACGAACTGACTTTTTGATCCTGATTAATCGCCTGTTTTTTTTCTGCTGTAGCAATTCCAGAGCTTCATCCGAAAAGTCGGGGGCTATGATAATTTCAGTAAAAATCTCATCAATGGCTTTTACTGTATCAATATCCATTTGCTGGTTTACAACAACGATGCCTCCGAAAGGAGAAACCCTATCGGTGCTGAAGGCTTTCTTATAGGCTTCGGTCAGGTTGTCGGCCACGCCCACGCCGCTTGGAATGGTATGCTTGATAATGGCACAGGCGGGCTCATCCTTATCGAAATCGGAAATGATGTTAAGTGCGGCATCTACATCCAGGTAATTGTTGTAACTAAGCTGCTTGCCATGAAAACAATCAATAAAATCATCCTGACTTCCATAAACGGCCGCTTTTTGATGAGGGTTTTCTCCATACCTGAGTTCCTGTGAAAGCGGGAGGGAGGTATTGAATTGCCGGGCAGGCTCTTCCTCAATCAAACCCGTAAAATAGTTGGCAATGGCACTGTCATAATCTGCCGTGTGAGCAAAAGCAGCTTTGGCCAGTTTTTGACGCTTCTCAAAAGAAATCGCCATCTTTTCTTCCAGCTCCTCGATAAAATCAGCGTAATGATCGGGAGAACTCAGAATAGAAACATGGGCAAAGTTTTTGGCTGCCGCCCGGATCATGGTTGGTCCGCCGATGTCAATAAATTCTGTTGCATCGGCAGCAGTAACATCAGGTTCAGCAACTTTATTTTTGAAGGGGTAAAGGTTCACAACTACCAAATCGATGGGAGTGATTCCCAGATCTTTGATTTCATTCACATCCGGCTCGTGAGAAGTACGGGCTAAAATTCCTCCATGAACCATAGGATGCAAGGTTTTAACCCGACCATCCAGGCACTCCTGAAACCCGGTAACCTCGGAAACATCTTTAACCGGAATTCCTTCTGCTTCAATAGCTTTGGCCGTGCCACCTGTTGATATAATTTCTACACCGGCAATATGAAGGGCTTTGGCAAGTTCTGATAGACCGGTTTTGTCAGAAACAGAAAGCAGTGCGCGGTTGATTTTAAGAGGTGTTTTAGGAAGGGATGAGAGAGGTTTAAGAGCCACGGTTTTGGGTTTTGAAATTTATAAGTTTTGTATGTGCTTCTGTATGGTTTGGGGATAGAGTCGATGCTCTTCCTTTAATACTCGTTTAGCTAAATCTTCCGGAGTATCGTTTTCATGAACCGGAACTTTGATTTGGGCAAGAATAGGGCCTTCATCAAATTCTTCGGTGACAATATGGACGGTGCAACCCGATTCAGTTTCCCCGGCTTCAAGTACTGCTTTATGTACATTGGAACCATAAAACCCTTTACCTCCAAACTTTGGAAGTAAGGACGGGTGAATATTCAGAATTCGGTTGGAATACATCTTGATGACAGAGGAAGGAATTTTCTTCAAATAACCGGCTAAAGCTATCAGGTCTGCATCCCAGGCTTCTAATTGTCGCAACAGTGCTTCTTCATAATCCTGCTCAGAGCCAGGTTCTTCAGGATTGATAACCTTTACGGGGATGTCGTTTTTTTCGGCACGTTCAATGGCGCCGATTCCGGGTTTGTTAGTTATCAGGCCGCTGATACGGGCAGAAAGCTCGCCACGCTGAATAGCGTCTATTATTGACTGGAAATTGGTGCCCGAACCGGAGGCAAAAACAACAATATTCTTCAAGAAAGTAGTGATGGATTTTGCAGTGCCTGATTGGGCGTTGAAGATAGTAAATGTTTGGGTGTAATGAAGGACTTTCTTGCTAACCAGGCGGACCGGTTGATTGAGAAATATCGCGCCTGAATACCTGGTAATTGTTGAAGCTCCAGCTTACCTGGGTAATGGTGATTTTTACAACTGTAGCTATAGGTATGGCAACCAGCATCCCGATAATTCCTGCCGTTTCAGCACCAATCAGAATAATAAACAGGATGGCAACCGGATGCATGTCGGCCGATCGTGAGAAGAGCATGGGTTGAAATACAATGTTGTCCAACATCTGAACTACAAATATGGCCAGGATACAGGCTGCCACTAAAGAGAAGTTGCCGGTTTCAATTATGGATACGATGATGGAAAGAAAATATCCCAGGATAGGTCCGAAGTAGGGGATGGTATTTGCCAGCCCGACCGCAATCCCCACCGACATTGCGTTATCCAATCCGGCAACGCTCAGTGTAGTCCACGAAGACAGGGCGACCAGAAAACTTTGGAAAAGTACGCTTCGAAAATAAAGGCCAAGACGTTTTTCAATTTTGTCTATAACGGTGAGTGTGGTCTCGAAATACTTATTCGGGACCAACTGAAGGAGGTCACGGCGGATTTTACTTCCGTCTTTAAGAAAAAAGAAAGCAGCAAAAGGCACTACTAATACAGCCGAAAAAATATTGGTAAAAATACTGAGGGCGTCGCTTACAATGGTTGAAATCTGATTTACATTAAACAGCTCATTAAGTACTGCGGTTATATTTTCTTCCAGGAAGCCGTCAGGCAGAAACTCAAATTTATTGGTAAGCTGATTTTCAACCTGTACCGCAATCCGGCGGATGTTTTCAATACTGAGTTGTGCGGTTAGTTCCGCCATTTGGTTAGCGATAATCGGGATAACGCTGGTGGAAATAAAAACAAGAATCAGGATTACGGTGGCCAGTATCAGTGTAATTCCAAACGTCCGGTTCAGCCCTGCTGATTGCAACCGGTTGGCAAATGGATCAAGGATGTAGCTGAGTATCATTGCCAGGATCAGGAACACAACCAGGGTAGAATAATTGTATAGAATGAGCAGTGCCACAGCTATTGCCGCTGCTCCGAGAATGAATTTTACTACCCGTTCTAATGTGATATTTCCCATTATGAGATGATATCTAAAAGTTCGTCCAGATGCTTTAAAATATTTTCTGAATCATACCCTTTTCTCATTAAATAGTCGAAAACTTTCTTCCGGCGTTTTTCTTCCGGCTCTCTCAGGTATCTCTTTTTCCTTTTGGTGATTAAAGTCATCATGCTTTCTTTGATCGCCTGATCTCCAAAAGTAGTATTAATTACCTGTTCGGCTATTGATTTTGAAATCCCCTTTTTAAATAACTGAGTTCTGATTTTATAGGGACCCCAGTCATTGAACTCAAACTTGTCGACGGCATATTTCTCAGCAAACTTCCGATCGTTGATGTATTCCTTTTGTTCAAATTCATCCAGAATTTCATCTATAAAGCTACCCGAGTAGCCTTTTTTGTAGGCTTTGTCTTTTAACTCTTTGCGGGAGTGGTCGCGCCGTGAGAGAATTCGAAACATGTATTCACGGGCAGCCCATTGGTCTTCCTGC
The nucleotide sequence above comes from Gracilimonas sp.. Encoded proteins:
- the mreC gene encoding rod shape-determining protein MreC is translated as MRFRSFNLSDAKDYIVTALILVFALAIMIGRHQGGIDTLRKISVTGLSLLEEPLANIRVYRQALNTNTYLQRQNILLQDELSRLRSIEQENRELRRLLGYRERSQFELAPVSIVGKQLTGSNNILTIDAGSSDGLEDGMPLVTSDGLIGKIVLTGTYYSQVMPYYNSLFRVSARIQENQAHGIVSWPGEIYGELVMDFVPKTIPIDSGYVVETSGNSNQFPGGIPIGRVIRSEPEPGRETQRIYLEPFVILADIAQGFVIEFQPDTSIVNLQQDYNQLFE
- the mreD gene encoding rod shape-determining protein MreD, translated to MSAETLKDFLIGLCFILAEVLIFQHLSLFGATPDPLILYLLWLAMKYDRIKLVLFAASLGLVQDALFDFWGLHMFAKTLMCFAFFNFVNQRKEGRLLLWQIFLVITAAAVFHNLIFLGLSSFIEAYTTGFSPIIFILGNSLYTALLGAMLFIFKGN
- a CDS encoding AI-2E family transporter, giving the protein MGNITLERVVKFILGAAAIAVALLILYNYSTLVVFLILAMILSYILDPFANRLQSAGLNRTFGITLILATVILILVFISTSVIPIIANQMAELTAQLSIENIRRIAVQVENQLTNKFEFLPDGFLEENITAVLNELFNVNQISTIVSDALSIFTNIFSAVLVVPFAAFFFLKDGSKIRRDLLQLVPNKYFETTLTVIDKIEKRLGLYFRSVLFQSFLVALSSWTTLSVAGLDNAMSVGIAVGLANTIPYFGPILGYFLSIIVSIIETGNFSLVAACILAIFVVQMLDNIVFQPMLFSRSADMHPVAILFIILIGAETAGIIGMLVAIPIATVVKITITQVSWSFNNYQVFRRDISQSTGPPG
- a CDS encoding rod shape-determining protein, with the translated sequence MSDSSGANPSQSSKKQAQKGFLDFLYTDIAIDLGTANTLIYSRGEGIVLNEPSIVALNQQNVPVATGHQARLMHEKTHNKIRTVRPLRDGVIADFEVAEQMIRGMIKKVKMKWYSTTRQMVICVPSGITEVERRAVRDSAEHAGAKEVYLVDEPMAAAIGIGLDVHEPVGSMIVDIGGGTTEIAVIALSGIVYAQSVRLGGDELNEDIINYFRRNHNLLIGERTAEKIKCEIGSAAPLDEELEMITKGRDLVNGVPRTRHITSKDAREAIAESVNTIVESITKSLEQTPPELSADILDRGIMLTGGGALLKNLDKLIMETTDLPVHIAEDPLTAVVRGTGAILENLEYYRPVIS
- a CDS encoding RecX family transcriptional regulator — translated: MKKKDKYQRYSEEAFKLLPAPVSEIQVQKKNSSRYSIFVKNQFLIGVSDSTLTKLNLKKGVEITPSFLQQIEKQEDQWAAREYMFRILSRRDHSRKELKDKAYKKGYSGSFIDEILDEFEQKEYINDRKFAEKYAVDKFEFNDWGPYKIRTQLFKKGISKSIAEQVINTTFGDQAIKESMMTLITKRKKRYLREPEEKRRKKVFDYLMRKGYDSENILKHLDELLDIIS
- the purH gene encoding bifunctional phosphoribosylaminoimidazolecarboxamide formyltransferase/IMP cyclohydrolase, which translates into the protein MALKPLSSLPKTPLKINRALLSVSDKTGLSELAKALHIAGVEIISTGGTAKAIEAEGIPVKDVSEVTGFQECLDGRVKTLHPMVHGGILARTSHEPDVNEIKDLGITPIDLVVVNLYPFKNKVAEPDVTAADATEFIDIGGPTMIRAAAKNFAHVSILSSPDHYADFIEELEEKMAISFEKRQKLAKAAFAHTADYDSAIANYFTGLIEEEPARQFNTSLPLSQELRYGENPHQKAAVYGSQDDFIDCFHGKQLSYNNYLDVDAALNIISDFDKDEPACAIIKHTIPSGVGVADNLTEAYKKAFSTDRVSPFGGIVVVNQQMDIDTVKAIDEIFTEIIIAPDFSDEALELLQQKKNRRLIRIKKSVREVQASSFRSIFGGLLNQDADLAPANPDDFEIVSKRKPTDQEMKDLLFSWKVVRHIKSNAIVYAKDGRTLGIGSGQTSRVDSSEIAVAKANKEGLDLSGSAIASDAFFPFADGVEAAAKAGAKAVIQPGGSIRDEEVIAKADEYDMAMIFTGKRHFKH
- the purN gene encoding phosphoribosylglycinamide formyltransferase is translated as MKNIVVFASGSGTNFQSIIDAIQRGELSARISGLITNKPGIGAIERAEKNDIPVKVINPEEPGSEQDYEEALLRQLEAWDADLIALAGYLKKIPSSVIKMYSNRILNIHPSLLPKFGGKGFYGSNVHKAVLEAGETESGCTVHIVTEEFDEGPILAQIKVPVHENDTPEDLAKRVLKEEHRLYPQTIQKHIQNL